A region from the Colwellia sp. PAMC 21821 genome encodes:
- a CDS encoding efflux RND transporter permease subunit has protein sequence MITAIIRWSIGNRFFVLLATMLLVGAGLYSVSKTPIDALPDLSDVQVIIKTSYPGQAPQVVEDQVTYPLTTAMLSVPGAVTVRGFSFFGDSYVYVIFDEDTDLYWARSRVLEYLSQVAPNLPSDARPQLGPDATGVGWVYLYALTDTTGQHDLSQLRSIQDWFLKFELQTVPGVSEVAALGGMVKQYQVKVDPEKLRAYGIPLSLIQTAIKQGNQEIGASVVEMAEAEYMVRATGYITGVDDLQNIPLGVNQNGTPLLLKDVADIGTGPQMRRGIAELNGEGETVGGIVVMRFGENAQQVINGVKAKLEQLKKGLPDGVEIVPVYDRSALIERAVDNLAFKLLEEFGVVALVCIIFLFHVRSSLVAIISLPVGILTAFIIMHLQGLNANIMSLGGIAIAIGAMIDGAIVMIENMHKHMEKLTAQGKTLTNENRWQIVVESASEVGPALFFSLLIITVSFVPVFTLEAQEGRMFAPLAFTKTYAMAASAALAITLVPVLMGYFIRGKVLSEHKNPVNRFLTFIYMPALKTVLNFPKITLLAALIVLGIGIYPINKIGSEFIPPLDEGDLMYMPTTYPGISIGQARQLLQQTDKLIKTVPEVKTVFGKIGRAETATDPAPLTMIETFIQFKPHDQWREGVTPESLKQELDALVKLPGVTNAWVMPIKTRIDMLATGIKTPVGIKVAGPDLSVIQDIGQQLEVILKDVPGTASVYSERVAGGRYIKVDIQRAKAARYGLNIAEIQQVVATAVGGMNVTQTVERLERYPVNVRYPQDYRDSPEQLSLLPIVTPNGQRIALGDVAHIYIEDGPPGIKSENARLNGWAFVDIEGVDVGNYVEAAQKVVTEQLVLPAGYSVTWAGQYEYMQRAKVKLAYVVPLTLFIIVILLYLNFRNVIEVAMIMGTLPLAMVGSIWLMYLEGFNFSVAVGVGFIALAGVAVEIGVIMLVYLNQAYNAMLDEHRLKAIATTKEDLFQAVLHGAGMRVRPVMMTAAAIIVGLLPILYGTGTGSEVMSRIAAPMVGGMMSAVILTLLVLPALFYLWRSSSIKELN, from the coding sequence ATGATTACTGCTATTATTCGTTGGTCGATTGGTAACCGTTTCTTTGTTTTGCTAGCAACCATGCTGCTTGTTGGTGCGGGTTTATACTCAGTGAGTAAAACCCCGATTGATGCACTACCTGATCTTTCAGACGTGCAAGTAATAATTAAAACAAGCTACCCAGGCCAAGCGCCACAAGTAGTTGAAGACCAAGTAACTTACCCGCTAACCACTGCCATGTTGTCAGTGCCCGGCGCTGTTACCGTGCGCGGTTTTTCATTCTTTGGCGATTCCTATGTTTACGTTATTTTCGATGAAGATACCGACCTTTACTGGGCACGTTCTCGGGTACTTGAATATTTAAGCCAAGTTGCGCCCAACTTACCCAGTGATGCACGGCCGCAATTAGGGCCTGACGCTACGGGGGTTGGTTGGGTATATTTATATGCGCTTACTGATACCACAGGCCAACATGATTTGAGCCAATTGCGCAGTATTCAAGACTGGTTTTTAAAATTTGAGTTACAAACTGTCCCTGGGGTATCTGAAGTTGCTGCGCTCGGCGGCATGGTTAAGCAATATCAAGTGAAGGTTGATCCAGAAAAACTTCGTGCCTATGGTATTCCACTTTCACTTATCCAAACTGCCATTAAACAAGGTAATCAAGAAATTGGTGCTTCAGTGGTTGAAATGGCTGAAGCAGAATATATGGTCAGAGCCACAGGCTATATAACCGGTGTTGACGATCTACAAAATATTCCTCTGGGTGTAAACCAAAATGGTACGCCGTTACTGTTAAAAGATGTGGCAGATATTGGTACTGGCCCGCAAATGCGCAGGGGTATTGCTGAGCTTAATGGTGAAGGCGAAACGGTTGGTGGTATTGTTGTTATGCGTTTTGGTGAAAACGCTCAGCAAGTGATCAACGGCGTAAAAGCTAAGCTTGAACAGCTTAAAAAAGGCCTACCAGACGGCGTAGAAATAGTGCCGGTTTATGACCGTTCTGCACTAATAGAGCGAGCTGTCGATAACTTGGCTTTTAAGTTATTAGAAGAGTTTGGTGTCGTTGCCTTAGTGTGTATTATTTTCTTATTTCATGTTCGCTCTTCTTTAGTGGCGATTATCAGTTTACCTGTCGGAATTTTAACGGCATTTATTATCATGCATCTACAAGGTCTTAACGCCAATATTATGTCTTTAGGCGGTATTGCTATTGCGATTGGCGCGATGATCGATGGTGCTATTGTCATGATAGAAAACATGCACAAGCATATGGAAAAGCTTACGGCTCAAGGGAAAACACTAACCAATGAAAATCGCTGGCAAATAGTGGTTGAGTCAGCCAGTGAAGTAGGCCCCGCATTATTCTTTAGTTTATTAATTATAACCGTCAGCTTTGTACCGGTATTTACCTTAGAAGCACAAGAAGGGCGTATGTTTGCCCCGCTAGCTTTTACTAAAACTTATGCTATGGCGGCATCTGCGGCATTAGCCATAACCTTAGTACCGGTATTAATGGGCTATTTTATTCGCGGTAAAGTACTGTCTGAGCATAAAAATCCGGTTAATAGATTTTTGACCTTTATCTACATGCCAGCGCTTAAAACTGTGTTGAATTTCCCTAAAATAACATTACTAGCAGCATTAATCGTATTGGGCATTGGTATATATCCCATTAATAAAATTGGTAGTGAGTTTATACCCCCGCTCGATGAAGGCGATCTAATGTATATGCCAACAACCTATCCGGGTATATCGATTGGTCAGGCTCGTCAATTGCTACAACAAACGGACAAACTGATTAAAACAGTGCCAGAAGTAAAAACGGTATTTGGTAAAATTGGGCGTGCTGAAACTGCAACCGATCCAGCACCTTTAACTATGATAGAAACCTTTATTCAGTTTAAGCCCCATGACCAATGGCGCGAAGGGGTAACACCTGAAAGCTTAAAACAAGAACTCGACGCTTTGGTGAAACTCCCAGGGGTGACTAATGCTTGGGTTATGCCGATAAAAACCCGCATTGATATGCTAGCTACAGGGATAAAAACCCCCGTTGGCATAAAAGTAGCGGGGCCTGATTTATCGGTTATTCAAGATATTGGTCAACAGTTAGAAGTGATATTAAAAGACGTACCTGGTACAGCATCAGTTTATTCAGAACGTGTGGCGGGTGGTCGCTATATCAAAGTGGACATTCAGCGGGCGAAAGCAGCTCGTTATGGTTTGAATATCGCTGAAATTCAACAAGTAGTGGCAACTGCTGTTGGCGGTATGAATGTCACGCAAACCGTTGAGCGTTTAGAGCGTTATCCGGTCAACGTGCGCTACCCACAAGACTATCGTGACTCTCCGGAGCAGTTATCATTACTACCCATAGTTACGCCAAATGGCCAACGTATTGCCTTAGGTGATGTTGCTCATATATATATAGAAGATGGTCCTCCAGGTATTAAGTCTGAAAATGCTCGTTTAAATGGTTGGGCTTTTGTTGATATTGAAGGTGTAGATGTTGGCAATTATGTTGAAGCCGCCCAGAAAGTGGTAACAGAGCAATTAGTGCTACCGGCAGGTTACTCAGTTACTTGGGCCGGCCAATACGAATATATGCAGCGCGCAAAAGTGAAACTCGCCTATGTAGTGCCATTAACCTTATTTATTATCGTCATTTTACTTTACCTTAACTTTCGAAATGTTATTGAAGTGGCGATGATCATGGGTACTCTGCCGCTAGCGATGGTGGGTAGTATTTGGTTAATGTATTTAGAAGGCTTTAACTTCTCAGTGGCGGTGGGGGTTGGTTTTATTGCACTGGCAGGCGTGGCGGTAGAAATTGGCGTTATTATGCTGGTGTATTTAAACCAAGCTTATAACGCCATGCTAGATGAACATCGCTTAAAAGCTATTGCCACCACCAAAGAAGACTTATTTCAGGCCGTACTACATGGTGCGGGTATGCGTGTGCGCCCGGTGATGATGACAGCAGCAGCAATCATTGTTGGTTTGCTGCCTATTTTATATGGCACGGGTACAGGTTCTGAAGTCATGAGCCGCATTGCAGCCCCTATGGTTGGGGGCATGATGAGCGCGGTGATATTAACTTTGCTAGTTTTACCGGCATTATTTTATTTATGGCGTTCGTCATCGATAAAAGAACTTAACTAA
- a CDS encoding nuclear transport factor 2 family protein, whose product MKIIKSILIATLLLNISMSFNLHAHNNEKNSVKTEAKFSAKETAAGKVITQFHQALKSGDKLTARALLADDVLIFEGGGIEKSADEYAQHHMLSDMKYLAEINTEVVDYNIKVMGDIAYAMSKSKSTGQYKGKSINNEGMETMVLQKEAGKWKIVHIHWSN is encoded by the coding sequence ATGAAGATAATTAAAAGTATTTTAATAGCGACTTTACTGTTGAATATATCAATGAGCTTTAACTTACACGCTCATAATAACGAGAAAAATTCAGTTAAAACTGAAGCCAAATTTTCTGCAAAAGAAACTGCAGCGGGTAAGGTCATTACTCAATTTCATCAAGCGCTAAAATCAGGCGACAAACTAACAGCTAGAGCGCTATTAGCTGACGATGTATTGATTTTTGAAGGTGGAGGTATAGAAAAATCAGCTGATGAATATGCCCAGCATCATATGCTTTCAGATATGAAATATCTGGCAGAAATTAACACCGAAGTAGTCGATTATAATATCAAAGTTATGGGTGATATTGCTTACGCTATGTCGAAAAGTAAATCTACGGGTCAATACAAAGGTAAAAGCATTAATAATGAAGGTATGGAAACCATGGTGCTACAAAAAGAAGCAGGAAAATGGAAAATTGTTCATATTCATTGGTCAAATTAA
- a CDS encoding nuclear transport factor 2 family protein: MNKYITAILVLMVSFFSIAHGDENHDNKDEKAIVDIISSIKYGWENGDGTPFRENFLDVKGARYVESGGQNAGLNSLVEHHVEPEKDALEYLTLDFSEIEVHFEGEAKNFAWVIADTRVKGKVNKSGKVFDKSGYQTFLLRKIDGFWKVVHSHSSSRDYKPKKVHKH; the protein is encoded by the coding sequence ATGAATAAATATATTACGGCAATCTTAGTGCTAATGGTAAGTTTTTTCTCAATAGCTCATGGTGATGAAAACCATGATAATAAGGATGAAAAGGCGATCGTCGATATCATCAGCAGCATTAAATATGGTTGGGAAAACGGTGATGGCACACCTTTTAGAGAAAACTTTCTTGATGTTAAAGGTGCTCGATATGTTGAGAGTGGTGGTCAAAATGCGGGATTAAACTCTTTAGTTGAGCACCATGTTGAACCAGAAAAAGATGCATTAGAGTACTTAACGCTAGATTTTAGTGAAATTGAAGTTCACTTTGAAGGTGAAGCCAAAAATTTTGCATGGGTAATTGCCGATACGCGTGTTAAAGGTAAGGTTAATAAAAGTGGTAAAGTATTCGACAAAAGTGGTTACCAAACATTTCTGTTGAGAAAAATTGATGGTTTTTGGAAGGTAGTTCACAGCCATTCATCAAGTCGTGATTACAAGCCCAAAAAAGTCCATAAGCATTAA
- a CDS encoding formyltransferase family protein, giving the protein MKIVYFGNNLFSSCLKYLIDEGHQILRVYKNSFSYDSSIIDKLCENNCIPLHSHKPSLSELNQLITLGAQMFIVAEYSYLVPVTQVKYALNIHPTLLPEGRGPSSLSYLIKMPEFSGITIHKITEDFDSGDIILQAKVPQSINESFTTLMIKMHLESAKLLQCFFEDIDKWYQSARPQVNYSYWPRIDVSERVLDWNSSIKDIEKQIKFFGHIGLIVKLEQDLWVTSHIETIDYQHTSKAGHVAFENDSLLAVHASDGIVCIHKSSLSLMPSG; this is encoded by the coding sequence ATGAAAATTGTTTATTTTGGGAATAACTTATTCTCCTCATGCTTAAAATATTTGATTGATGAAGGTCATCAAATACTCAGAGTATATAAAAATAGCTTCTCATACGACTCATCTATTATTGATAAGTTGTGTGAGAACAATTGTATTCCTTTACATAGTCATAAGCCTAGCTTAAGTGAGTTAAACCAATTAATTACACTGGGTGCACAAATGTTTATTGTGGCTGAATATTCTTATTTAGTCCCTGTTACTCAGGTGAAATATGCTTTAAATATACACCCAACATTATTGCCCGAAGGTAGGGGACCGTCGTCTTTATCTTACCTTATAAAAATGCCTGAGTTTTCAGGGATCACAATACATAAAATAACTGAAGACTTTGACTCTGGAGATATAATTTTACAGGCCAAAGTCCCGCAATCGATTAATGAAAGTTTTACGACGTTAATGATAAAAATGCATCTTGAATCTGCAAAGCTATTGCAGTGTTTTTTTGAGGATATTGACAAATGGTATCAGTCTGCGCGTCCGCAAGTTAATTACTCTTATTGGCCCAGAATTGATGTGTCAGAGCGAGTTTTGGATTGGAATTCATCCATTAAAGATATCGAAAAACAAATAAAATTCTTTGGTCATATAGGGTTGATTGTAAAATTAGAGCAAGATTTATGGGTGACCTCTCATATAGAAACAATCGATTATCAGCATACTTCAAAGGCTGGGCATGTCGCGTTTGAAAATGACAGTTTACTGGCTGTTCATGCTTCAGATGGCATTGTTTGTATACATAAGTCATCACTGTCTTTGATGCCTTCGGGCTGA
- a CDS encoding MerR family DNA-binding protein produces the protein MRVTELANALNTTPDTVRYYTKIEFITPRKNPDNGYKIYGKSAQNRLNFILSARQLNFSVAEIKNILIESDKGHAPCPLVRETIEHHLAETEKQFQAALLLREKLRSAIKDWQNKPDKAPTGHMICHLIEGDSGDENIVQNMGENIVENKGDSQYGSADQMNRGDKDE, from the coding sequence ATGAGAGTAACCGAATTAGCTAATGCGCTGAATACAACGCCAGATACAGTGCGTTATTACACTAAAATTGAGTTTATTACACCCAGAAAAAATCCTGATAATGGTTATAAAATTTATGGTAAAAGTGCTCAGAACAGACTTAATTTCATATTAAGTGCTAGGCAATTAAACTTTTCAGTAGCAGAAATAAAAAATATTTTGATTGAATCTGATAAAGGACATGCACCATGCCCTTTGGTTAGAGAAACGATTGAACATCATTTAGCGGAAACCGAAAAGCAGTTTCAAGCAGCACTACTATTACGTGAAAAGTTAAGAAGCGCTATTAAAGATTGGCAAAATAAACCTGATAAAGCACCTACAGGGCACATGATTTGTCACCTCATTGAAGGTGATAGTGGTGACGAGAATATAGTCCAGAATATGGGCGAGAATATAGTCGAAAATAAAGGTGATAGTCAATACGGTAGCGCAGATCAAATGAACCGAGGAGATAAAGATGAATAA
- a CDS encoding heavy metal translocating P-type ATPase: MNKLTGNKPSDNTQELIIEGAGCASCVGKIETALKNINGVDNAEMNFALRTVTISGDVAVEVLIKAIETIGYNARSASDSSDDELLDEKEVADQKYYSSLMKQMWIALGLGIPLMIYSLFGGPMTVETSLERGVWLFIGILCAAIMYFAGKHFYIGAWKSLVNHTANMDTLIALGTGTAWIYSMIVVFFPMALPEMARHVYFEATAMIIGLINLGLALEVKARGKTSEAIKRLIGLQAKTARVVRDNKEIDIAIEQVLLNDIVRVRPGEKVPVDGVVTQGNTSIDESMLTGEPMPVVKAQGDEIVAGTLNKSGSILFKATRVGKDTAIAQIINMVKRAQNSKPPIGRLADIISAYFVPVVMIISIVSALVWLNFGPDPVLAFAVVSATTVLIIACPCALGLATPMSVMVGVGKAAEAGVLIRNGEALQSASKITAMILDKTGTITEGAPKVTDIIVADESYTEQYILTVASSIESGSEHPLAQAIVDSATEQNIAIENTTDFQAIAGHGVAANLNGQNILFGNQKLMLKNGIALNGFVTKAQQLAYKAKTPMYLAIDNKLAAIIAVSDPIKKDSIAAIKRLQAIGIRVVMLTGDNRATANAVAKQVGIKEVFADVLPQEKSNKVAELQAQGEIVGMTGDGINDAPALALANVGFAIGTGTDVAIESADITLMRGSLHGLADAIAVSKATLRNIKQNLFGAFIYNVAGIPFAAGILYPLFGLMLNPVVAGAAMAFSSLTVVSNANRLRLFKPQDH, from the coding sequence ATGAATAAATTAACCGGCAACAAGCCCAGCGATAATACTCAAGAGTTGATTATTGAAGGTGCGGGTTGTGCAAGTTGCGTTGGTAAAATTGAAACAGCGTTAAAAAATATTAATGGCGTAGACAATGCTGAAATGAACTTTGCTTTACGCACAGTCACAATCAGTGGCGATGTTGCCGTAGAAGTGCTGATCAAGGCGATTGAAACTATTGGTTACAACGCAAGAAGTGCCAGTGACAGTAGCGATGATGAATTACTTGATGAGAAAGAAGTTGCTGATCAAAAATACTACAGCAGTTTAATGAAGCAAATGTGGATTGCTTTAGGCTTAGGTATACCCTTAATGATATATAGCCTTTTTGGCGGCCCGATGACCGTTGAAACATCGTTAGAGCGCGGTGTTTGGTTATTTATTGGCATATTATGTGCCGCCATTATGTATTTTGCAGGTAAACATTTTTACATTGGCGCATGGAAGTCCTTGGTTAATCACACAGCAAACATGGATACCTTAATTGCATTAGGTACAGGCACCGCTTGGATTTATTCCATGATAGTAGTGTTCTTTCCTATGGCGTTGCCAGAAATGGCGCGACATGTATATTTTGAAGCGACAGCCATGATTATCGGTTTAATCAACTTAGGCTTAGCGCTTGAGGTCAAAGCAAGAGGGAAAACCAGTGAAGCCATAAAGCGTTTAATTGGTCTACAAGCTAAAACTGCCCGGGTTGTGCGTGACAATAAAGAAATTGATATCGCTATTGAGCAAGTATTACTTAACGACATAGTACGCGTAAGACCAGGTGAAAAAGTGCCAGTCGACGGTGTTGTAACGCAAGGTAATACCTCAATTGATGAGTCGATGTTAACAGGTGAACCAATGCCTGTTGTAAAAGCACAAGGTGATGAAATTGTTGCGGGCACGTTAAATAAGTCAGGTTCAATTTTATTTAAAGCTACTCGCGTCGGCAAAGACACCGCGATAGCGCAAATTATTAACATGGTTAAAAGAGCACAAAATTCTAAGCCGCCTATTGGTCGTTTAGCTGACATTATTTCAGCTTATTTTGTGCCAGTTGTGATGATTATTTCAATTGTAAGCGCATTAGTGTGGCTTAATTTTGGTCCTGATCCTGTACTCGCTTTTGCCGTTGTTTCAGCGACAACTGTGTTGATAATTGCTTGTCCGTGTGCGCTTGGTTTAGCAACGCCTATGTCTGTAATGGTGGGAGTAGGTAAAGCGGCTGAAGCAGGGGTGTTGATCCGTAATGGTGAAGCTTTACAAAGCGCTTCAAAAATTACCGCCATGATTTTAGATAAAACAGGCACAATTACTGAGGGTGCGCCGAAAGTAACAGATATCATTGTTGCCGACGAAAGCTACACAGAGCAATATATCTTAACTGTTGCCAGTAGTATTGAAAGCGGTTCAGAACATCCGCTTGCTCAAGCTATTGTTGATTCAGCTACTGAACAAAACATTGCAATTGAAAATACAACGGACTTTCAAGCTATTGCCGGTCATGGTGTAGCAGCCAACTTAAACGGTCAGAACATCCTGTTTGGTAACCAAAAGCTGATGTTAAAAAATGGTATTGCGTTAAACGGTTTTGTTACTAAAGCACAACAACTTGCCTATAAAGCTAAAACCCCTATGTATTTAGCGATAGATAATAAACTCGCGGCAATTATCGCCGTCTCTGATCCCATTAAAAAAGATTCAATTGCCGCGATTAAAAGGCTTCAAGCAATTGGTATTCGTGTTGTTATGCTTACTGGTGATAACCGAGCGACGGCAAATGCTGTGGCAAAACAGGTTGGTATTAAAGAAGTTTTTGCTGACGTACTGCCCCAAGAAAAATCTAATAAGGTTGCCGAGCTGCAAGCACAAGGTGAAATTGTTGGTATGACAGGCGACGGTATTAATGATGCGCCGGCTTTAGCGCTAGCTAATGTTGGTTTTGCCATTGGAACAGGTACTGACGTTGCTATCGAAAGTGCCGACATTACGTTAATGCGAGGTTCATTACATGGTTTGGCCGATGCTATTGCGGTGAGTAAAGCGACATTGCGTAATATAAAACAAAACTTATTTGGCGCCTTTATTTATAACGTGGCAGGTATACCTTTTGCCGCTGGCATTTTATATCCATTGTTTGGTCTGATGTTAAACCCGGTTGTTGCTGGTGCTGCAATGGCATTTTCATCTTTAACCGTGGTGAGCAATGCCAATCGCTTACGCTTGTTCAAACCACAAGATCATTAA
- a CDS encoding cupredoxin domain-containing protein, with protein MLLINVMGLGLIVLIIWWFWIYKPQSTQVSDETDKSEITVFVENGTYQPAYISLLENKPLKIKFIRKDESPCAATVIFPDLEISADLPINKEFSVQLPAMKKGEYAFHCQMKMYSGKVVVK; from the coding sequence ATGTTATTAATCAATGTAATGGGTTTAGGTTTAATTGTTTTAATTATTTGGTGGTTCTGGATATATAAACCACAATCGACTCAAGTGAGTGATGAAACTGACAAAAGTGAAATAACGGTCTTCGTTGAAAATGGTACATATCAACCGGCATATATTTCATTGCTTGAGAATAAACCACTGAAGATTAAATTCATTCGCAAAGATGAAAGTCCTTGCGCGGCGACTGTGATATTTCCTGACTTAGAAATAAGTGCAGATTTACCGATAAACAAAGAGTTTTCAGTGCAATTACCCGCGATGAAAAAAGGTGAGTATGCCTTTCACTGTCAAATGAAAATGTATAGCGGTAAGGTTGTTGTTAAATAA
- a CDS encoding cytochrome c/FTR1 family iron permease yields the protein MNKSATHFCCPYSFSVKAQQKLLSIFTVIFLSFTLFSQQVFAQTNDTAQLRQLAQLAEYIGVDYAAAVENGQVVDAGEYQEMLEFSAIIIDRVSSQVGPDQKAAIYRQSVALEQAIKDKSSVSSIRQISAEIRGQLLAILPESLLPTRLLSAQNTQALFQENCSSCHGAMGKGDGVLAQGLTPEPTNFTDKERAINRSLLGLFDAISNGLDDTAMPAFTQLKEQQRWSLAFYVGGLAFKSPNSAAERPKDIDLQNWINFNPTQLLNGDANIDADFIETYRATPTLLFNKQQSPVNTAKSQLSAALDAYHKQDYEKANTLAVSAYLDGFELIENSLDARDEALRKRIEVNLINLRQVINVAGEEVQLSQLSAEIFNQLDEAEQLLTGAALSSGALFTASLVILLREGLEALLVVIALMTVLIRTNRQDALKYVHMGWLLALLAGVATWAVAQSIIDISGASREVMEGVAALLAAIMLLYVGIWMHSKTNAEQWQTYIQKHINTQLRSGTLWGLTLLSFIAVYREVFETVLFYQSLLTQASTGQYSAAITGFMAGVVILAIVAWAILKYSIKLPIARFFSMTTYLLLALAFILMGKAITALQEAAVISISALPVHVDLPWIGVGSTWQGALAQIAVILSFAFYRISSKQKSVMVK from the coding sequence ATGAATAAAAGCGCTACCCACTTTTGTTGTCCATATAGCTTTTCTGTAAAAGCTCAACAAAAACTACTCAGCATATTCACAGTAATTTTTCTGTCGTTTACTTTGTTTTCTCAACAGGTTTTCGCGCAGACTAATGACACAGCTCAGCTAAGGCAATTAGCCCAATTGGCAGAATATATTGGTGTTGACTATGCTGCAGCAGTAGAAAATGGCCAGGTAGTTGATGCGGGTGAATATCAAGAAATGCTTGAGTTCTCAGCCATCATTATTGACAGGGTTTCTAGTCAAGTTGGCCCAGATCAAAAAGCGGCAATATATCGTCAATCAGTCGCGTTGGAACAGGCGATTAAAGACAAGTCGTCAGTGAGTAGTATACGTCAAATAAGTGCTGAAATTCGTGGTCAGCTATTAGCTATTTTACCCGAGTCACTTTTACCAACACGTTTATTGTCAGCACAAAATACCCAAGCACTATTTCAAGAAAACTGTTCAAGTTGTCACGGCGCTATGGGTAAAGGTGACGGTGTTTTAGCACAGGGGTTAACGCCAGAGCCAACAAATTTTACCGATAAAGAACGTGCAATTAATCGATCATTATTAGGCTTGTTCGACGCTATCTCTAATGGCTTAGATGATACGGCTATGCCCGCATTTACGCAGTTAAAAGAACAGCAGCGTTGGTCATTAGCCTTTTATGTCGGTGGCCTTGCTTTTAAATCACCAAATAGTGCAGCCGAACGACCTAAAGATATTGATTTACAAAATTGGATTAACTTTAATCCAACACAATTGCTTAATGGTGATGCCAATATAGATGCTGATTTTATTGAAACCTATAGAGCTACCCCAACATTATTATTTAACAAACAACAAAGCCCGGTAAATACCGCAAAAAGCCAATTAAGTGCGGCTTTAGATGCCTATCATAAGCAAGATTATGAAAAAGCCAATACGCTTGCGGTTAGTGCTTATCTTGATGGTTTTGAATTAATAGAAAATAGCTTAGACGCTAGAGATGAAGCGTTACGAAAACGTATTGAAGTTAACCTGATCAATCTAAGGCAAGTGATTAATGTTGCTGGCGAAGAAGTGCAATTATCGCAATTATCAGCAGAAATATTTAATCAGCTAGATGAAGCCGAACAATTATTAACGGGCGCTGCTTTATCAAGTGGTGCATTATTTACCGCAAGTTTAGTCATTTTGCTACGCGAAGGACTTGAAGCGTTATTAGTTGTAATTGCCCTAATGACAGTACTGATTAGAACCAATCGACAAGATGCCCTTAAATATGTCCATATGGGGTGGTTGTTAGCATTATTAGCTGGCGTGGCTACTTGGGCCGTTGCGCAATCTATTATCGACATTAGTGGCGCAAGTCGTGAGGTGATGGAAGGGGTTGCCGCTTTATTAGCCGCAATTATGCTGTTATATGTTGGTATATGGATGCACAGTAAAACTAATGCTGAGCAGTGGCAGACTTACATTCAAAAACACATTAATACGCAATTACGCTCTGGTACATTATGGGGGCTGACCTTGCTTTCATTTATTGCGGTATATCGTGAAGTATTTGAAACTGTTTTGTTTTACCAATCACTATTAACACAAGCATCAACGGGTCAATATTCAGCTGCTATTACAGGCTTTATGGCTGGGGTAGTTATTTTAGCGATAGTCGCTTGGGCTATTTTAAAATATTCGATTAAACTGCCGATTGCGCGTTTTTTCTCTATGACGACTTATTTATTACTCGCGTTAGCCTTTATTTTAATGGGCAAAGCAATAACCGCTTTACAAGAAGCCGCCGTAATCAGTATTTCTGCTTTACCGGTTCATGTTGATTTGCCATGGATTGGTGTTGGTTCTACTTGGCAGGGTGCACTTGCCCAAATCGCGGTTATTTTGTCTTTTGCTTTTTACCGCATATCGAGCAAGCAAAAATCTGTAATGGTTAAGTAA
- the tnpB gene encoding IS66 family insertion sequence element accessory protein TnpB (TnpB, as the term is used for proteins encoded by IS66 family insertion elements, is considered an accessory protein, since TnpC, encoded by a neighboring gene, is a DDE family transposase.), whose protein sequence is MKMFVDVPEVYLYRNVVDFRKSINGLVMIVEQQMQVSPLTGSVFVFCNKGRDKLKVLYWDKTGFALWYKRLEKDKFKWPNKLTSTSLDLSEQQLHWLFNGFDVLGHQAIRYDTVAL, encoded by the coding sequence ATGAAAATGTTTGTTGATGTGCCAGAGGTCTATCTTTATCGTAACGTCGTTGATTTTAGAAAATCTATCAATGGCTTAGTCATGATTGTTGAACAACAAATGCAAGTATCACCGCTAACCGGCAGCGTCTTTGTGTTTTGCAATAAAGGGCGAGATAAACTTAAGGTGTTGTATTGGGATAAAACCGGTTTTGCTTTGTGGTATAAACGGCTTGAAAAAGACAAGTTTAAATGGCCCAATAAACTTACTTCAACATCACTTGATTTATCTGAGCAGCAATTGCATTGGCTGTTTAACGGCTTTGATGTGCTGGGACATCAAGCTATTCGTTATGACACGGTTGCCTTATAA